One genomic segment of Candidatus Berkiella aquae includes these proteins:
- a CDS encoding phosphotransferase has product MSNIWDKTIDIHEGLVRHLLKEQFALTVENFSILGEGFDNSAFLINNEWVFRFPHRKEAYHPMLNEIMLLPYFKKHLSFALPDLTYIGQATSEYPYPFAGYRQLSGQFLCQAQRPFVKDHHFASSLGQWLKELHQLPILSEHESKLEGDQGWRLDITGRIAKIADTLEQYGDYFLAAGLDATQINECMHSFEHLHIFDSQKVYLHGDLYAKHIMVTQEGKPLGLIDWGDTHIGHPAIDLSVAIMLFEQEALQAFFDTYGAVDHALIDIAIFRALSHAVVAYAYFCQINDFSTMWWTEAAIRNALHLLTS; this is encoded by the coding sequence ATGAGCAATATCTGGGATAAAACAATCGATATCCATGAAGGACTGGTACGTCATCTGTTAAAAGAACAGTTTGCTCTAACGGTAGAAAACTTTTCGATACTGGGTGAGGGATTTGATAATAGTGCATTTTTAATTAACAATGAATGGGTCTTTCGGTTTCCCCATCGTAAAGAAGCTTATCATCCTATGCTAAATGAGATCATGTTGCTGCCCTATTTTAAAAAGCACTTATCATTTGCGTTACCTGATTTAACTTATATTGGCCAAGCAACCAGCGAATATCCGTATCCATTTGCAGGATATAGACAACTATCAGGGCAATTTTTGTGTCAAGCGCAACGCCCTTTCGTCAAAGATCATCACTTCGCGAGCTCACTGGGCCAGTGGCTAAAAGAATTACATCAGTTACCTATCCTTTCTGAACATGAAAGTAAGCTTGAAGGTGATCAAGGCTGGCGTTTAGATATTACAGGACGAATTGCGAAGATTGCTGATACCTTAGAACAATATGGTGATTATTTTTTAGCAGCAGGATTAGATGCGACGCAGATTAATGAATGTATGCATTCATTTGAACACCTGCACATTTTTGATTCCCAAAAAGTTTATTTACATGGTGATTTATATGCAAAGCATATTATGGTCACTCAAGAGGGTAAGCCGCTTGGATTGATTGACTGGGGTGATACGCATATTGGTCATCCAGCCATCGATTTATCAGTAGCTATCATGCTATTTGAACAAGAAGCACTACAAGCTTTTTTTGATACCTATGGGGCGGTCGACCATGCGCTCATCGACATCGCTATATTTAGAGCATTAAGTCACGCGGTGGTTGCTTATGCCTATTTCTGCCAGATCAATGATTTTTCAACAATGTGGTGGACTGAAGCGGCTATTCGGAATGCGTTGCACTTGCTTACTTCATAA
- a CDS encoding ABC-F family ATP-binding cassette domain-containing protein produces the protein MHPILLQAIALVFPHKTCFSEFSSQINPGDRIAIVGPNGAGKSSLLQMLAGNSLPSQGEIRFPPALAIGYVPQLIDNNHPMSGSEHFQHALTQALRQQPDLLLLDEPTNHLDSKKRHSLMKMLNRYQGTLIVISHDLTFINTCCERIWHIESEKIQIFLGNYQDFLNNQAKALNAVEEKRKILRQQQIACHQSLMQAEQRAAQSRQRGEKNIQQRKWPTVTSKTKAARHIKSHVNRQALIANQKQVLAQERAALTIPTLAPHFQLPARQCDKTSLVYIDNGSFGYERQILCERLSLTVNRHDRILIQGDNGCGKTTLLKAIMNDPEVIKTGFWQLPKIDEIGYYDQHYQSLPIESTPLCALQKVCHWPLTKLRQHLADFLFKENEIVYAPMTTLSGGEKARLMLAMIAAKMPSLLLLDEITNNLDLSTKNHLITTLNQYPGTMIIVSHDDHFLNSIKGATYYPMPSSLIK, from the coding sequence ATGCATCCGATTTTATTACAAGCAATTGCACTTGTTTTCCCCCATAAAACTTGTTTTTCTGAATTTTCGTCGCAAATTAACCCAGGCGATCGAATTGCGATTGTAGGCCCCAATGGCGCAGGCAAAAGCAGCTTATTACAAATGCTTGCTGGAAATTCCCTTCCCTCTCAAGGCGAGATCCGCTTCCCTCCTGCGCTCGCTATTGGCTATGTCCCACAACTTATTGATAATAATCATCCCATGAGTGGCAGTGAGCATTTCCAACACGCTTTAACGCAGGCGTTGCGTCAACAGCCTGATTTACTCCTATTAGATGAACCAACCAATCACCTTGATAGCAAAAAGCGCCACTCATTAATGAAAATGCTTAACCGCTATCAAGGCACCTTAATTGTTATTTCGCATGATTTAACCTTCATTAACACCTGTTGCGAAAGGATATGGCATATTGAATCAGAGAAAATTCAAATTTTTCTCGGAAATTATCAAGATTTTTTAAACAATCAAGCAAAAGCACTCAACGCCGTTGAGGAAAAACGCAAAATACTTCGTCAACAACAGATTGCCTGTCATCAATCTTTAATGCAAGCAGAGCAGCGCGCAGCACAAAGTCGACAACGTGGTGAAAAAAATATTCAACAGCGTAAATGGCCAACGGTTACCAGTAAAACCAAAGCAGCTCGTCACATCAAATCCCATGTTAATAGACAAGCCTTGATTGCTAATCAAAAACAGGTGCTAGCACAAGAGCGTGCAGCTTTAACAATTCCAACGCTTGCACCCCATTTTCAGCTGCCTGCAAGACAATGCGATAAAACGTCTTTGGTCTACATTGATAACGGGAGTTTTGGCTATGAAAGGCAAATCCTGTGTGAGCGGCTCTCGTTAACGGTTAATCGTCATGATCGTATTCTCATTCAAGGTGACAATGGCTGTGGCAAAACAACGTTACTCAAGGCAATAATGAATGATCCAGAAGTTATTAAAACAGGATTTTGGCAATTACCTAAAATAGATGAAATAGGCTATTACGATCAGCATTATCAATCTTTGCCCATAGAAAGTACACCGCTTTGTGCATTACAAAAAGTATGTCATTGGCCTCTGACTAAATTGAGACAACACCTTGCTGATTTTCTTTTTAAGGAAAATGAGATTGTCTATGCTCCAATGACGACACTTTCAGGTGGTGAGAAAGCAAGATTGATGCTTGCCATGATTGCTGCAAAAATGCCTTCTCTTTTGCTGCTTGATGAAATAACCAACAATCTTGACTTATCCACAAAAAACCATTTGATTACAACCTTGAATCAATATCCTGGAACCATGATCATCGTTTCGCACGATGATCATTTCCTCAACTCGATAAAAGGTGCAACTTATTATCCAATGCCATCATCCTTGATTAAATAA
- a CDS encoding LysE family transporter: MLLLLFLKGFIIGFSIAAPVGPIGILCINRTLKAGIAAGLLSGLGAAFADAFYGCIAGAGFVAVSTLLLRYEILIRILGGLFLGYLGLKIFFSPHKPNAPQDAAKSLWQDFFSTFLLTITNPATILSFLAIYSGLGIIQNGAHFQEASLIVLGVFMGSLLWWVILCGGIHLVHHKLPESAMQWLNRTSGFILILFGLFALISLK; this comes from the coding sequence ATGCTGCTTCTATTATTCCTTAAGGGCTTTATCATTGGTTTCTCCATCGCGGCCCCTGTTGGTCCAATTGGTATCCTCTGCATAAACCGTACATTGAAAGCAGGCATCGCTGCTGGGCTACTATCTGGCTTAGGAGCCGCCTTTGCTGATGCATTCTATGGCTGCATTGCAGGCGCCGGCTTTGTTGCCGTTTCCACACTGTTGCTGCGATATGAAATACTTATTCGCATATTAGGTGGGCTTTTTCTCGGATATCTTGGGCTTAAGATCTTTTTTTCTCCACATAAACCCAATGCTCCCCAAGACGCCGCCAAGAGCCTATGGCAAGATTTCTTCTCTACCTTTCTCTTAACTATCACTAACCCAGCCACTATTTTATCCTTTCTTGCCATCTATTCAGGCTTAGGTATTATTCAAAATGGCGCTCATTTTCAGGAAGCTAGTTTAATTGTTCTTGGTGTTTTTATGGGCTCATTACTGTGGTGGGTCATTCTGTGTGGTGGTATTCATCTTGTGCACCACAAGTTACCTGAATCTGCCATGCAATGGTTAAATCGCACAAGTGGCTTCATTTTAATCTTATTTGGGCTCTTTGCGCTTATATCTTTAAAGTAG
- a CDS encoding CapA family protein, with protein sequence MKTIACLALLCFHCSFSLAREALQFPHACDKGKQLTIAAVGDLLFHYPLQRKAADHGFASLWPDLIPYFEAADITYGNLEGPIGVGLLPNGQQVADPLLWKTYFLSRFPSFNYHPSVAASLKTSGFDIVSNANNHILDRDSLGIDKTIETLDQHQLAHIGAKAKNATTSWYTLLERKGFKIAWLACAEHTNGIPDKHHQVFNCYHSADRSTMINTIRDLKKQVDIIIVSPHWGEEYQTFPNRAQKEFAKDVLNAGASAVIGSHPHVLQPVETFSTNDGRQTLISYSLGNFVSYQGSPKNRSSMVLLLGFTKTPTQTIINGVRFVPIYMNNRSGIDNIQINALSQEQFNRYFQSLYAPIIPFDHALFSLPIVTNPECIMK encoded by the coding sequence GTGAAAACCATAGCCTGCCTAGCATTATTGTGCTTTCATTGTTCATTTTCTTTGGCTCGTGAAGCCCTACAATTTCCCCATGCCTGTGATAAGGGTAAACAACTCACCATTGCTGCGGTGGGCGATTTGTTGTTTCACTATCCTTTACAGCGAAAGGCCGCCGATCACGGTTTTGCCAGTTTATGGCCTGATCTTATACCTTACTTTGAAGCTGCTGATATCACTTATGGTAATTTAGAAGGGCCAATTGGGGTTGGATTATTGCCTAATGGGCAGCAAGTAGCTGATCCACTGCTATGGAAAACTTATTTTCTTTCTCGTTTCCCTTCTTTTAATTATCATCCCAGTGTTGCGGCTTCGCTTAAAACCTCTGGCTTTGATATTGTTTCGAATGCCAATAATCACATTCTTGATCGTGACTCATTAGGCATTGATAAAACGATTGAAACTTTAGATCAACACCAGCTTGCACATATTGGAGCAAAAGCCAAGAATGCCACAACAAGCTGGTATACTCTTCTAGAGCGCAAAGGATTTAAAATTGCGTGGCTTGCTTGTGCTGAACACACCAATGGGATCCCTGATAAACATCATCAAGTATTTAATTGCTACCATAGTGCTGATCGAAGCACGATGATTAATACGATCCGTGATCTGAAGAAACAAGTTGATATTATTATTGTATCGCCGCATTGGGGCGAAGAATATCAAACCTTTCCTAATCGTGCACAAAAGGAATTTGCAAAGGACGTCTTAAATGCTGGCGCCAGCGCGGTGATTGGTTCACATCCTCATGTATTACAACCCGTTGAAACCTTTTCTACCAACGATGGACGTCAAACGTTAATCAGCTATTCATTAGGAAACTTCGTCAGCTATCAAGGTTCCCCTAAAAATCGCAGCAGCATGGTACTGTTGCTAGGTTTTACCAAGACACCCACACAAACGATTATCAATGGTGTACGTTTTGTGCCTATTTATATGAACAATCGCAGTGGTATTGACAACATTCAGATCAATGCCCTCTCTCAAGAGCAATTTAATCGATATTTTCAATCATTATATGCACCGATTATCCCATTTGATCATGCATTATTTTCACTACCTATTGTTACCAATCCAGAATGCATTATGAAGTAA
- a CDS encoding aminoglycoside phosphotransferase family protein, giving the protein MAKNFPSQLLSNIVKVHGKVGEEWLASLNERVDHFAKIWGLTQLNALSPLTYHYVLSAHKKDYAQPVVLKLGVPNPELSREISALRQYHGKGAPLLIEHDAKQGALLMDAVVPGTTLKSYFPLHEAATLPIVAKVIQQLHLVKMPDSTDFVTIQQWHRSLMLAKASTFIPEDILAQAQQLSEQLIATQTKTVLLHGDLHHDNILVGKNNTWLAIDPKGIIGDPTYEVGAFIRNPIPQLLQQSDAKAIMRQRIAGLASILKFDPDRVIQWAFVQAVLAACWSIEENDKASADYFMRCAKFLKHG; this is encoded by the coding sequence ATGGCAAAAAATTTTCCATCACAATTACTCTCAAATATTGTCAAAGTGCATGGCAAGGTTGGAGAAGAATGGCTTGCCTCTCTTAATGAGAGAGTTGATCATTTTGCTAAAATATGGGGTTTGACGCAATTAAATGCATTATCTCCTTTAACTTATCATTATGTATTAAGCGCCCATAAAAAAGACTATGCACAGCCAGTGGTTTTAAAATTAGGCGTTCCCAATCCAGAATTATCAAGAGAAATATCCGCATTGAGACAGTATCATGGAAAAGGTGCTCCTTTATTAATTGAACATGATGCAAAACAAGGCGCTTTGCTCATGGATGCCGTTGTGCCAGGGACGACCTTAAAAAGCTATTTTCCTTTGCATGAAGCAGCAACGTTGCCTATTGTCGCTAAAGTCATTCAACAATTACACCTTGTTAAAATGCCAGACAGTACTGATTTTGTAACGATTCAACAATGGCATCGAAGTTTAATGCTTGCAAAAGCTTCAACATTCATACCCGAAGACATATTGGCGCAAGCACAACAATTGTCAGAGCAATTAATTGCAACGCAAACAAAAACCGTGTTATTGCATGGTGATTTACATCATGACAATATTTTAGTTGGTAAAAATAATACCTGGCTTGCAATCGATCCTAAAGGAATTATTGGCGATCCTACTTATGAAGTGGGTGCCTTCATTCGTAATCCTATCCCCCAATTATTGCAACAAAGTGATGCAAAGGCCATTATGCGCCAACGAATTGCAGGCTTAGCCAGTATTTTAAAATTCGATCCGGATAGGGTTATCCAGTGGGCTTTTGTTCAAGCCGTCCTCGCTGCTTGTTGGTCTATTGAAGAAAATGATAAGGCTAGTGCGGATTACTTCATGCGTTGTGCTAAGTTTTTAAAACATGGCTAA
- a CDS encoding ATP-binding cassette domain-containing protein has translation MPAEIPKTPIRFIAHFIKPYQGYMLLFLLCMIVSGLHGVIHSYLTKIIIDSVDKTNGSNVFQAALWPAIFFIIGYEIHNLSWRGANFVNLRIQAPIKESIIKHTFTMVHKQAYQFFHDTFAGSIASNIHILVESIEMALHHHLMHVVRGTILLVASLISMYFVNPLFFITLLAWMVGFVSISFFVSKKVKQFSDAYARSQSEVSGRIVDSITNAQNVRIFSAARYERSYLEKFLSIMKNRFQVKERFLLIFYLMQGISISVLIAAMLYILIHLKSKGLVTTGDFALILTLTIYVTDHSWWLTEQINHLHSYYGKCQQCLVSLYKPLDIQDRENAEPLMVTKGQIVFDKVKFHYKGAQGLFEDKSVTIEPGQKVGLVGYSGGGKTTFANLIMRLYDIKQGRILIDGKDIKEVTQDSLNKAIGLIPQDPSLFHRTLKENIRYGRLDASEEDVVNAARKAHADEFINKLPLGYDALVGDRGVKLSGGQRQRVAIARAFLKNAPILILDEATSQLDSVTENMIQQSLWELMQDKTTIVIAHRLSTLLHMDRILVFEKGKIVEDGTHQELLASNGLYKALWDAQVGGFIVDNAEETQELEESLA, from the coding sequence ATGCCTGCTGAAATACCGAAAACACCCATCCGATTTATCGCCCATTTCATTAAGCCTTACCAAGGGTACATGCTGCTCTTTTTGTTGTGTATGATAGTGTCTGGCTTACATGGCGTTATTCATTCCTACCTAACCAAGATAATTATTGATTCAGTTGATAAAACCAATGGAAGCAATGTTTTTCAAGCAGCACTGTGGCCGGCAATATTTTTTATTATTGGTTATGAGATACATAACCTTTCCTGGCGCGGCGCCAATTTTGTCAATTTAAGAATACAAGCACCGATTAAAGAAAGTATTATCAAACACACTTTCACCATGGTGCATAAACAAGCCTATCAGTTTTTTCATGATACTTTTGCCGGCAGCATTGCAAGTAACATTCACATTTTAGTCGAAAGTATTGAGATGGCATTGCATCATCATTTGATGCATGTTGTGCGTGGTACCATATTATTAGTAGCATCGCTTATTAGTATGTATTTTGTGAATCCTTTATTTTTTATTACGCTGTTGGCTTGGATGGTAGGTTTTGTTTCGATTAGTTTTTTTGTCTCAAAGAAAGTGAAACAATTTTCCGATGCTTATGCGAGAAGCCAATCGGAGGTTTCAGGGCGCATTGTTGATAGTATTACCAACGCGCAAAATGTGCGCATTTTTTCTGCAGCACGTTATGAGAGAAGCTATTTGGAAAAATTTCTTTCCATTATGAAAAATCGCTTTCAAGTCAAAGAACGGTTTTTGCTTATTTTCTATTTAATGCAAGGGATCTCGATTTCGGTTCTGATTGCGGCTATGTTATACATTTTGATTCATTTAAAATCAAAAGGGTTAGTAACGACAGGTGATTTTGCGTTGATATTAACCTTAACCATTTATGTTACTGATCATTCCTGGTGGCTAACTGAGCAGATCAATCATTTACATAGTTATTATGGAAAGTGTCAGCAATGCTTAGTGTCTCTTTATAAACCGCTGGATATACAAGACCGTGAAAATGCAGAACCCTTGATGGTAACCAAGGGTCAAATTGTCTTTGATAAAGTAAAATTTCATTACAAGGGCGCACAAGGATTATTTGAAGATAAATCGGTAACGATTGAGCCTGGACAAAAAGTGGGATTGGTTGGTTATTCTGGGGGCGGCAAAACGACTTTCGCTAACTTGATTATGCGCCTTTATGATATCAAACAAGGTCGGATTCTGATTGATGGCAAAGACATTAAAGAGGTTACCCAAGATTCACTCAATAAAGCGATTGGCTTGATTCCACAAGATCCTTCGCTGTTTCATCGTACGCTCAAAGAGAATATACGTTATGGGCGTTTAGATGCCAGTGAAGAGGATGTGGTTAATGCCGCACGTAAAGCCCATGCGGATGAGTTTATCAATAAATTACCGCTTGGATATGATGCATTAGTGGGCGATCGGGGTGTTAAATTGTCAGGGGGGCAACGTCAGCGAGTTGCGATTGCAAGAGCCTTCTTAAAAAATGCGCCTATCCTTATTCTAGATGAAGCCACTAGTCAGCTAGATTCAGTCACCGAAAATATGATTCAACAGAGTTTGTGGGAGTTGATGCAAGATAAAACAACGATTGTGATTGCTCACCGCTTATCCACCTTGTTGCATATGGACAGAATTTTAGTATTTGAAAAAGGCAAAATCGTTGAGGATGGCACGCATCAGGAATTATTAGCGAGCAATGGCTTATACAAAGCGCTATGGGATGCACAAGTGGGTGGATTCATTGTGGATAATGCGGAAGAAACGCAAGAATTAGAGGAAAGCCTTGCATAA
- a CDS encoding GNAT family N-acetyltransferase translates to MMLSIREPSVQDEAIFLAMTQASRKLHHPWVNAPLTHEDYVQYLVRQALPNQKNFLVFGMNHELVGVFNISEIVRGGFQSAYLGFYGALSFQGQGLMSQGLQLVLREIFTTLALHRIEANIQPQNIRSIALVKRCGFRKEGFSERYLQIDNEWRDHERWAITIEDWQNQGR, encoded by the coding sequence ATGATGCTTTCGATTCGTGAACCCAGTGTACAAGATGAAGCTATTTTCTTGGCAATGACGCAGGCAAGTCGAAAACTGCATCACCCATGGGTTAACGCACCATTAACCCATGAAGATTATGTTCAGTATTTAGTGCGTCAAGCGCTGCCCAATCAGAAAAATTTTTTGGTTTTTGGTATGAATCATGAGCTGGTTGGCGTTTTTAATATCAGTGAGATTGTGAGGGGTGGTTTTCAGAGCGCCTATTTGGGTTTTTACGGCGCCTTATCCTTTCAAGGCCAAGGCTTAATGAGCCAAGGATTACAATTAGTATTGCGTGAAATTTTCACCACACTTGCGCTTCATCGTATAGAAGCGAATATTCAACCACAAAATATCCGATCTATCGCATTGGTAAAACGTTGTGGTTTTCGTAAAGAGGGATTTTCTGAGCGCTATTTACAAATAGATAATGAATGGCGCGATCATGAGCGATGGGCAATAACAATTGAAGACTGGCAAAATCAAGGAAGGTAA
- a CDS encoding histidine phosphatase family protein, whose protein sequence is MDTMHQLGLLVDAARGHLRYAKHFTPFHLNFELVFIRHGETFGNCGQISSFGTIDKEMVATNIKNYAHRIYQGDVDEQINQLTELGKQQAINAANNIEQQFLNRGWEPDIIFHSPLARAKETGIPLIERYNLWHKYHVLNDSRELSFGSWDNRRICDLDDDDACHLFYKDQNALIKSSGFNGSGKYQVAESFCNLLVRAARVLQWLESNYTHKKIILFSHSMFGAACCILLGKGNFVENEDYLAFDGKKSDGTSYIMPHAEPLKLI, encoded by the coding sequence ATGGATACGATGCATCAACTTGGATTGCTAGTAGATGCCGCAAGAGGTCATTTAAGATATGCCAAACATTTCACTCCCTTTCATTTAAACTTTGAATTGGTATTTATAAGACATGGAGAAACCTTTGGCAATTGCGGTCAAATTTCTTCTTTTGGCACAATTGATAAAGAAATGGTCGCCACTAATATCAAAAATTATGCACATCGAATATATCAAGGGGATGTTGATGAACAAATCAATCAGCTTACCGAACTTGGCAAACAACAAGCCATTAACGCTGCAAATAACATTGAGCAGCAATTTTTAAACCGGGGATGGGAACCCGATATTATTTTTCATAGTCCACTTGCAAGAGCCAAAGAGACAGGTATTCCATTGATAGAACGTTATAATTTATGGCATAAATACCATGTTTTAAATGATTCAAGAGAATTATCCTTTGGATCTTGGGATAACCGCCGCATTTGCGATTTGGATGATGATGATGCTTGCCATTTATTTTACAAAGATCAAAATGCTTTAATCAAAAGTTCCGGCTTCAATGGCTCTGGAAAGTATCAAGTTGCAGAAAGTTTCTGTAATCTTCTTGTACGAGCAGCCAGGGTTCTACAATGGTTAGAAAGTAACTATACTCATAAAAAAATAATCTTATTTTCACATTCTATGTTTGGTGCTGCATGTTGTATTTTGTTAGGCAAAGGGAATTTTGTGGAGAATGAAGATTATCTTGCATTTGATGGAAAAAAATCAGATGGTACATCTTATATCATGCCGCACGCTGAACCTCTGAAATTAATATAG
- a CDS encoding universal stress protein produces the protein MQQFQHILFVSHGIEHDLNAMKQALSLAHNNQAQLNILIVTPPFPRALDAYKTAYQQALVEKLQKSAISLQAELGIHISQAIDIAFETTKPQEIHIIQRVIREGYDLLIKAVESNDENEGFKALDMELVRKCPCPVWLFRARNPLLETARVAVAIDPEIEEKREEELSIKLLQVADSLSATLKSELSIITCWDYPLENTLRNSPFIGIEPEHIETIVHEQDINHRKSLDFLINQANLVGPMQIYHKRGLPDMVIPQLITELNIDVLIMGTIGRTGIPGFIIGNTAENVLQKISCSLLALKPNGFISPVKSS, from the coding sequence ATGCAACAGTTTCAACATATTTTATTTGTGAGTCATGGCATAGAACATGATCTCAATGCAATGAAACAAGCACTGAGCCTTGCCCATAATAATCAAGCACAACTGAATATCCTTATTGTGACTCCCCCTTTTCCTCGGGCGTTAGATGCTTATAAAACGGCTTATCAACAGGCGCTGGTTGAAAAATTACAAAAATCTGCGATATCACTTCAAGCAGAACTCGGTATTCATATATCCCAAGCTATCGATATTGCTTTTGAAACAACCAAGCCACAAGAAATTCATATTATTCAACGAGTCATTCGTGAGGGATATGATTTACTGATCAAGGCAGTTGAATCCAATGATGAGAATGAAGGATTCAAAGCATTAGATATGGAATTAGTTCGAAAATGCCCATGCCCTGTTTGGCTATTTCGTGCTCGCAACCCATTGTTAGAAACGGCACGAGTTGCCGTTGCGATTGATCCAGAGATCGAAGAAAAAAGAGAAGAAGAGCTTTCGATTAAATTATTGCAAGTTGCTGATTCATTGTCGGCCACTTTAAAATCTGAACTTTCAATCATTACCTGTTGGGACTACCCCTTAGAAAATACCTTGAGAAACAGCCCATTTATTGGGATAGAGCCAGAACATATAGAAACGATTGTGCATGAACAAGATATTAATCATCGAAAATCGCTAGATTTCTTAATTAATCAAGCAAATCTGGTAGGGCCGATGCAGATATATCATAAAAGAGGGTTGCCAGACATGGTGATCCCACAATTAATAACCGAGCTCAATATTGATGTTTTAATCATGGGTACGATTGGACGAACTGGGATCCCAGGCTTCATTATTGGCAATACCGCTGAAAATGTCTTGCAAAAAATTAGCTGCTCGTTACTTGCCTTAAAGCCAAATGGTTTTATTTCTCCCGTCAAATCTAGTTAA
- a CDS encoding phosphotransferase, with the protein MNTSLFKIDWERASETFFIKDDELLALLAPFTQEPIQSCFLMGSGCANANYKVIFRSGLTVLLRIYLRDQFALSREIQIHQLVQDKIPIPKIHYTDSSFKNLAYPYAIMEWVEGELMRDVIVKGSTTDIVECAFSAGKLLNQLRHIPFQQAGFFNPDLSIQPFSADHTLDALFNLCCNEPIIAHYLGDSLLQALADYIKEHAFLLLDQTKANLTHADFDPSNILVKKHNDTYQIAALLDWEFALADSYLLDMGLFLRYSHRLPRIYQDSFIQGIEDKAESLPAHWQTRIKLKELICLLSLLYDNRHQTRPNMKKDVKRLLEDIVIV; encoded by the coding sequence ATGAATACATCTCTATTCAAAATAGATTGGGAACGAGCAAGTGAAACCTTCTTTATCAAAGATGATGAATTGCTTGCTTTGCTCGCACCTTTTACTCAGGAGCCGATACAATCTTGCTTTTTGATGGGCAGCGGCTGTGCCAATGCTAATTACAAAGTCATCTTTCGCTCGGGGCTCACTGTATTGCTTCGCATTTATCTACGTGATCAATTTGCTCTTTCACGTGAAATCCAAATTCATCAACTTGTTCAGGACAAAATTCCTATCCCAAAAATTCACTATACTGATAGCTCTTTTAAAAACCTAGCCTATCCCTATGCCATTATGGAATGGGTAGAAGGTGAATTAATGCGCGATGTGATAGTTAAGGGCAGCACAACGGATATAGTCGAATGTGCGTTCAGTGCTGGCAAGCTTTTGAATCAGTTACGACATATTCCATTTCAACAAGCCGGTTTTTTTAATCCCGATTTAAGCATTCAACCTTTTAGTGCTGACCATACTTTAGATGCACTATTCAATCTCTGTTGCAATGAACCCATCATTGCTCATTATTTAGGAGATTCTTTGCTTCAAGCACTAGCGGATTATATTAAGGAACATGCGTTCTTATTATTGGATCAAACCAAAGCAAACTTAACCCATGCTGACTTCGATCCTAGTAATATCTTAGTCAAAAAGCATAACGATACTTATCAAATTGCTGCTTTGCTGGATTGGGAATTTGCATTAGCAGATTCTTATTTATTAGATATGGGGCTCTTTCTTCGTTATAGCCATCGATTACCTCGCATCTATCAAGATTCGTTTATTCAAGGCATTGAAGATAAAGCAGAATCTTTACCAGCGCATTGGCAAACCCGCATTAAATTAAAAGAATTGATTTGTTTGCTCAGCCTCCTTTACGATAATCGCCATCAAACTCGTCCTAATATGAAGAAGGATGTTAAACGTTTATTAGAAGACATTGTCATTGTATAA